In Pedobacter sp. SL55, the following proteins share a genomic window:
- a CDS encoding HTH domain-containing protein yields MANTNDIFTENLNSLIEHSGLTDENFSNMMGFSLRKLKYLKNGKGSLKVNELEKISSFFSIKNINTKKINVEKDLRLKLIKTHAKNEEYITSLREAPTIVYAIKVILLGEDIFKNPIGVKEIKSFFMQRDWNYSSSAISMALTRMPDLIKIEPHPSKKGTFVYSKR; encoded by the coding sequence ATGGCTAATACAAATGATATTTTCACGGAAAACCTCAACTCACTAATTGAACATTCTGGTTTAACAGATGAAAACTTTTCTAATATGATGGGCTTCTCCCTGCGAAAACTGAAGTACCTTAAAAATGGGAAGGGCAGTTTAAAAGTAAATGAATTGGAAAAGATTAGCTCATTTTTTTCAATAAAGAATATCAATACCAAAAAGATTAACGTTGAAAAAGATCTAAGATTGAAGCTTATAAAAACTCACGCTAAAAATGAAGAATATATAACATCGTTGAGAGAAGCTCCAACAATAGTTTACGCAATTAAGGTTATTTTATTAGGTGAAGATATATTCAAGAACCCGATTGGTGTTAAAGAAATAAAATCATTTTTCATGCAAAGAGATTGGAATTATAGCAGTTCTGCAATTTCTATGGCGTTAACAAGGATGCCAGACTTAATCAAAATAGAACCACACCCTAGCAAGAAAGGTACTTTTGTTTATAGTAAGAGGTAA
- a CDS encoding TlpA family protein disulfide reductase produces MSQIFQLTTKKLTNEIHIHGAMALRCQIKLKAKRPKLKAYALITLLLCLNFMAQGQTNFNKNTTRNDYTVSKSLPSGEGKGGAPLRVGDKLSETFWQQEHTFYSNGQTSKQTLEKYKGKLLILDFWATWCSSCLQKFVGLGQLQKAYAGDVAIVLVSKTRSDKDSEKVRLSFDKHAKATGLSTVVGDEHLGRLFPHWQLPFYVWINAKGHVMAFSDSGLVNEASVAQVLNGKAKQEVAP; encoded by the coding sequence ATGTCCCAAATTTTTCAACTAACAACCAAAAAACTAACCAATGAAATACATATACACGGTGCGATGGCTTTGCGTTGCCAAATAAAGCTGAAAGCTAAAAGACCAAAGCTGAAAGCTTATGCGCTAATAACCTTATTGTTATGCCTTAATTTTATGGCGCAGGGGCAGACCAACTTTAATAAAAACACAACACGCAACGATTATACAGTGTCCAAATCCCTTCCCTCAGGGGAGGGTAAGGGTGGGGCTCCTTTACGAGTTGGCGATAAACTATCAGAAACCTTTTGGCAACAAGAACATACCTTTTATAGCAATGGGCAAACCAGCAAACAAACGCTAGAGAAATATAAAGGAAAGCTGCTTATCCTAGATTTTTGGGCGACATGGTGCAGTAGCTGTTTACAGAAGTTTGTAGGCTTAGGCCAATTGCAAAAAGCCTACGCTGGTGATGTAGCTATTGTGCTGGTAAGTAAAACCAGAAGTGATAAAGATAGCGAGAAAGTAAGGTTATCTTTTGATAAACATGCCAAGGCAACGGGTTTGAGTACCGTGGTAGGCGATGAACATTTAGGGAGGCTATTTCCGCATTGGCAGTTGCCATTTTATGTGTGGATTAATGCCAAGGGCCATGTGATGGCTTTTAGCGATTCTGGTTTGGTCAATGAAGCCAGTGTAGCGCAGGTGTTGAACGGGAAGGCAAAGCAGGAGGTAGCACCATGA
- a CDS encoding TonB-dependent receptor domain-containing protein, protein MKLRMMMLLLCLAGTTVSAQITPYGLTVRDAQTKEAVVNVTVRLLDNGRQLQGNERGEVLLDGLNGEQRLRISAMGYQSDTLQLRLPLAGWVVHLLKPRSTQLQEVIVNTGYQQLPKERATGSFSVVDKQTFNEQQGVDVMSRLEGITPALSIDRRTYGGSMMIRGLSTINGDRAPLVVVDDFPYAGGLDNLNPNDVESVTVLKDAAAASIWGAQGGNGVIVITTKKGRFNQSIQINASSGLLLNEKPKLRNYNNLSSAEMIDVERFLFGQGFYNAQENSIARIPLSPVVELLIANRDGQWSTTALNEQLGNLGSIDLVQEYRKQFYTQPLLQQYHLDVSGGSAVSKWYLFAGYNQGMDALAASSDRLNLKSDYTFKLWKKLDLSAAVWLTLQNSESGRVAFSELTTSNGILPPYTSFTDAEGNALSVMKNYRESFTAQLAQGRLLDWRYYPLQEGNEVLSTGKQLDALFNFKLSYQVVKGLQLSANYTAQVARDIASTDYSANSYYVRNLINQFTQVNGNELKRPIPLGGISQESRVLLNNQNLRTQLNYQQSWAGFDLNVLAGAELRNTKRNTMANGVYGVDAETLLSSPVDYQNAYVNIVNGNNQFIPYLADAFGEVNNYVSTYANGALSYQGKYTLSGSARRDASNLFGVATNDLWNPLWSVGAAWLASGERWLKWQPLTYLRLRLTYGSSGNSDSRNAAATTITYTGVSNFTGTPMAGYNNYANPDLRWETVNTLNAGLDSKWLGGRLALSAEYYRKRSYDLMASDPVDYTGGVGTRVVRNAAQITASGIDVELASQNTVGVVKWNSSWFANFYKDRVDAYYLNSQTGSNFVNGSNVVTAVVGMPVYGAYGYRWAGLNPQNGNPRGYFNGEISENYAAMTNSQTTINDLAYVGPVLPKLTGAFANTVAYRGFNLSVRLSYKFGHYYRRTSLNYSNLYNNRNGDREFSQRWQQPG, encoded by the coding sequence ATGAAATTGAGGATGATGATGTTGCTGTTGTGCCTAGCTGGCACCACAGTAAGCGCCCAGATAACACCATATGGATTAACAGTGAGGGATGCCCAAACGAAAGAAGCGGTAGTGAATGTAACGGTGCGGCTGCTAGACAATGGTAGGCAGTTGCAGGGAAATGAAAGAGGAGAGGTGCTACTGGATGGTTTAAATGGTGAGCAGCGGTTGAGGATTTCGGCAATGGGCTACCAAAGCGATACCTTACAGCTGCGTTTGCCTTTAGCGGGTTGGGTAGTGCATTTGTTGAAGCCCAGGAGCACCCAGTTGCAAGAAGTAATTGTGAATACCGGTTACCAGCAATTACCGAAGGAGCGGGCTACGGGTAGTTTTAGTGTGGTAGACAAGCAAACTTTCAATGAGCAGCAGGGGGTAGATGTGATGAGTAGGTTGGAGGGGATTACCCCCGCCTTGAGCATAGATCGGCGTACTTATGGTGGTTCGATGATGATTAGGGGCTTGAGTACCATTAATGGCGATAGGGCACCGCTGGTAGTGGTAGACGATTTTCCGTATGCGGGAGGATTGGATAATTTGAACCCTAATGATGTGGAGAGTGTAACGGTATTGAAGGATGCTGCTGCGGCTTCTATTTGGGGAGCGCAGGGCGGAAATGGGGTAATTGTAATTACAACCAAGAAGGGGCGGTTTAACCAAAGCATCCAGATCAATGCAAGTAGTGGGCTGCTATTGAACGAAAAGCCCAAGCTGCGCAATTATAACAATTTGAGTAGTGCCGAGATGATTGATGTAGAGCGGTTCTTATTTGGGCAGGGCTTTTACAATGCGCAAGAAAACTCTATCGCTCGTATTCCGCTTTCGCCAGTGGTAGAGTTGCTGATTGCCAACAGGGATGGGCAGTGGAGTACCACTGCATTGAATGAGCAGTTGGGCAACTTGGGCAGCATAGATCTAGTGCAGGAATACCGTAAACAGTTTTATACGCAGCCCTTGTTGCAACAATACCATTTAGATGTGAGTGGTGGCAGTGCGGTGAGCAAGTGGTATTTGTTTGCGGGTTATAACCAAGGTATGGATGCCTTGGCTGCCAGTAGCGATCGCTTAAACTTAAAATCTGACTATACTTTTAAGTTGTGGAAAAAGCTGGATTTAAGTGCGGCGGTTTGGCTTACTTTGCAAAATAGCGAGAGCGGAAGGGTCGCTTTTAGTGAGCTAACTACCAGCAATGGCATTTTGCCGCCTTATACTTCTTTTACGGATGCCGAGGGCAATGCCCTATCGGTAATGAAAAATTACAGGGAAAGTTTTACGGCGCAATTGGCACAGGGCAGGTTGTTGGATTGGCGTTATTATCCCCTACAGGAGGGAAACGAGGTGCTGAGCACTGGGAAGCAGCTAGATGCGCTCTTTAATTTTAAGCTAAGTTATCAAGTAGTAAAGGGCTTACAGTTGAGTGCCAACTATACCGCACAGGTGGCTAGAGACATTGCAAGTACGGATTATAGTGCAAATAGTTATTATGTGCGCAACCTGATTAACCAATTTACGCAAGTAAATGGCAACGAACTGAAGCGGCCTATTCCACTGGGAGGCATTAGCCAAGAAAGCAGGGTCTTGTTGAATAACCAAAATTTGCGTACACAACTCAACTATCAGCAAAGCTGGGCAGGGTTTGATTTGAATGTGTTGGCTGGTGCAGAGTTACGCAATACTAAGCGTAATACCATGGCTAATGGTGTTTATGGGGTAGATGCGGAGACCTTATTGAGCAGTCCGGTAGATTATCAGAACGCTTACGTAAACATTGTAAATGGCAATAACCAGTTTATTCCCTATTTGGCAGATGCGTTTGGAGAAGTGAACAATTATGTTTCTACCTATGCCAATGGGGCTTTGTCTTACCAAGGGAAATATACGCTATCTGGCAGTGCACGTAGAGATGCTTCTAATCTTTTTGGGGTAGCCACCAATGATCTATGGAACCCGCTATGGTCGGTAGGCGCTGCCTGGCTGGCTAGTGGCGAGCGTTGGTTGAAATGGCAGCCTTTAACCTATTTACGTTTGAGGTTAACGTATGGCAGTAGTGGTAACAGCGATTCGAGGAATGCTGCCGCCACTACGATTACCTATACCGGTGTTTCTAACTTTACAGGTACACCTATGGCAGGCTATAACAATTATGCTAACCCAGATTTAAGGTGGGAAACGGTAAATACCCTGAATGCTGGCTTGGATAGTAAATGGTTAGGCGGCAGGTTGGCACTTTCGGCAGAGTATTACAGAAAAAGGTCTTACGATCTGATGGCTTCCGATCCCGTAGATTATACTGGCGGGGTGGGCACTAGGGTAGTACGTAACGCCGCACAGATTACGGCCAGCGGTATAGATGTAGAGCTTGCCTCTCAAAACACGGTAGGTGTGGTAAAATGGAACAGTAGTTGGTTTGCTAACTTTTATAAGGATAGGGTAGATGCTTATTATCTGAATTCGCAGACGGGATCGAACTTTGTGAATGGGAGCAACGTAGTCACTGCCGTAGTGGGCATGCCGGTGTATGGTGCCTATGGTTACCGCTGGGCAGGGCTTAATCCGCAGAATGGTAATCCGCGTGGCTACTTCAATGGCGAAATCAGCGAAAATTATGCTGCAATGACCAATAGCCAAACCACCATTAATGACTTGGCCTATGTGGGCCCCGTTTTGCCCAAGCTAACGGGCGCTTTTGCCAATACCGTGGCTTACCGGGGTTTTAACCTATCGGTTCGCTTGTCGTACAAGTTTGGTCATTACTACCGGAGGACGAGCTTAAATTATTCAAATTTATATAACAACAGGAACGGCGATAGGGAATTTAGTCAGCGGTGGCAGCAGCCTGGGTGA
- a CDS encoding RagB/SusD family nutrient uptake outer membrane protein, giving the protein MKTRYHHFWIGLIALSSLLGCKKFLDEKPRSNLAVPTSLKDFQALLDQSSVMNDLDASSGEASVTDSYLTTANYLSRVENQQRLHTWQNDFVYDPLNNEWANLYRAVYRTNTVLEGIAEVPISNVNLEEWRNVKGQAHFHRGKMFLLGLSIWGKAYRAASATTDLGIPLRLNVNFNEVSVRSSLAVGYAQALSDLEAAAQLLPVTPLHVYRPSKPAAYGLLARAHLQMGNFEKAALYADLCLALKSDLLNYNTLNANANFPIAAFNKEVIHSSMMQLLTIINPSTARIEPSLYASYAANDLRKTVFFLRNTDGTYRFKGSYQGSANLFSGLAVDEVYLTRAECRARLGQQALALEDLNLLLRNRYINGTFVPYTLSNANDVLKLILQERRKELLMRNLRWADIKRLNVLGAGISLERTVDGQTYRLPANSPRFAMPLPEVVLELSGMWQNKYD; this is encoded by the coding sequence ATGAAAACACGATATCATCATTTTTGGATAGGCTTAATTGCCTTGAGCAGCTTGTTGGGCTGCAAAAAGTTTTTAGACGAAAAACCTAGGTCTAACCTTGCTGTGCCAACCAGCTTAAAAGATTTTCAGGCACTTTTAGATCAGAGCAGTGTGATGAACGATTTGGATGCTTCTTCTGGCGAAGCCAGTGTAACTGATAGTTACCTCACTACTGCCAATTACCTCTCCCGTGTAGAAAACCAGCAGCGCTTGCACACGTGGCAAAACGATTTCGTATATGACCCGCTCAATAACGAATGGGCCAACCTTTACCGGGCTGTGTACAGAACAAATACGGTATTGGAGGGCATAGCCGAGGTGCCGATAAGTAATGTTAACTTGGAAGAATGGCGTAATGTAAAAGGGCAGGCCCATTTCCACAGGGGTAAAATGTTTCTATTGGGCCTCAGCATTTGGGGCAAGGCCTACAGGGCTGCCAGTGCCACTACTGATCTGGGCATCCCACTGCGGCTAAATGTCAATTTCAACGAGGTATCGGTACGGAGCAGCTTGGCTGTGGGCTATGCGCAAGCGCTAAGTGACCTAGAGGCGGCTGCACAATTGTTGCCAGTTACGCCGCTACATGTGTATAGGCCTAGTAAGCCTGCAGCCTATGGGCTGTTGGCTCGGGCACATTTGCAAATGGGAAATTTTGAAAAGGCGGCTTTGTATGCCGATTTGTGCTTGGCCCTCAAATCCGATCTGCTCAATTACAATACGCTAAATGCCAATGCTAATTTTCCCATTGCCGCCTTTAATAAAGAGGTAATCCATTCTAGTATGATGCAATTACTTACCATCATTAATCCTAGTACCGCCCGTATTGAGCCTTCACTATATGCCTCTTATGCAGCAAATGATCTGCGAAAAACTGTCTTTTTTCTCCGCAACACCGACGGTACCTATCGTTTTAAAGGTAGCTATCAAGGTTCGGCCAATTTATTTAGTGGCTTAGCTGTTGATGAAGTTTATTTAACTAGAGCAGAATGCAGGGCAAGGTTAGGACAGCAGGCCTTGGCCTTGGAAGATCTTAATCTGCTGTTAAGGAACCGTTACATCAATGGCACTTTCGTGCCATATACGTTATCAAATGCCAATGATGTGCTAAAGTTGATATTGCAGGAAAGGCGTAAGGAGTTGTTGATGAGGAATTTGAGATGGGCCGATATCAAAAGGCTGAACGTGTTGGGCGCAGGGATATCCTTGGAAAGAACGGTAGATGGGCAAACTTATCGGTTGCCCGCAAATTCTCCTAGGTTTGCTATGCCACTGCCAGAAGTGGTGTTGGAGTTGAGCGGCATGTGGCAGAATAAATATGATTAA